The genomic DNA TGCCTAGTTATTTTAAATGTAGTTTATCGTAGTAAAGAGAGTCCTTTCTGTCATAAAGGCAACATCATCCAGACTGAGGATGAGTAAAAGCATGAAATATAGGGGCCTAAATCTTTACAGTTTAGATTGCTCACAGAACATTCCAGTAGCATAAGATGGGCTTTTCACACTGTTACCCATTCCAGTGAATGTTGGAGTAATTAAACTtaattgttttcacatttttttttacaataaactttATTCAGTTTAACAGACAACATTCACACACAATGCCGGAACATCATCTCCAAGAtaacatttaacattttttacattacacCGGGGTATAGACCCAAATTGTTTTCACACTTAAAATAATTTTGCCACATTTGTTTTGGGTAGATTTGGAAAGGTTAGGACCTCTGTTAGGTTTGTATTTTTGTCTTAACTAAGCAGAGATTATCAAATCTTCTTTCTTTTCAACCCTtgcacaggtggaaggaaagaaaaacccTTAATGATGAGTTGATGTGTGTATCCCTCCTGCAGCAATATTGTCTTCTGCCAACTGGGAGCCCTCCCGACCGGCAGAACACAATTATTTTACCGCTagaggctatagccactggcagtaattgCGTGTaaaaaatccggcaggctggtggCACTCATGTTGATCGATTAATCCACTTAAttcacttgggtacaaccagaatgCTCTTAGATGGATAAAATCTCATTACCTGCTGAACTGCCCAAGATTAGATCCttccatggccagctttaggtgTGGGAGAAAATCTAAAGTTTTAAGATGTCAGCGGAACCAGAATAGAGAAGAAATCATACAATGGTGAcacttgttctagtgacaactgtctTAAAGGTTTTTCCTTAtgttgtagagatttcctctcacttcatctTGCATGTCTGAGACAGAAGATAAAGAAAAATCTTACCAGTGGAACAGATGAAATGAAAGAATACttgacagaggttttaaccattccctgctctatccaaaacaaaaaagtgaaaaagtttTGTATTTAGATGTACGTTGAGCCAGTCTTTCTAAACCAGGGTTCTttagaaccctaaggttcctccagaggttgccagagGTTATTTAAGCAATGGCTAGTTTCTACCTCTCACATATCTAATCGCTAACACCAATGATCCTTTTACCtatctataaggcccctttcacacatgcagaccattcgtttgtttttcatccatccgttgacggatgaaaaacggacatcaatgcattcctatggaaaaatggATGGCAATGAATGAttgatcatctattttcatcctcttccgtcaacatccatttttttgaACGGACGAAAGCCCTATTTCTCATCCGTTAAAATAACGGATCAGACGAAAATCGGATGTAAATGGACGAACGGCCTGTTTTTCATCCGCTTTTTCATTGATAgtgtatgttattattattattatacaggatttatatagcgccaacagtttacgcagcgctttaatgtaaaaaaaaggatgaaaaacggatgaaaaactgatgaataaTGAACTGAACTAATGAAAtgaagcatgtgtgaaaggggcctaaggggggaATTCTTGACCACAAATGTGAtgggcattcttcccgctgaccatcaCAATAATGTACCATGAACTGTAGATATATTAATTATTATCAGATGTTCCCTGGGACCAGAAAGTTATTGCAAGGGTTCTTTTgtgttaaaaagtttgagaaaggctgctataagCATATTACACCTCTTATTATAGATAACAGGACTGTATATTTTGCAGGTATATTATATAGCACAATTTGTGtatccatatttaactttattcCTACATTGTAAACCCTGCAGAATGTTGGGTAACCATCTGGTACTCAAAGGTTAAAAAAGATATGTCTGTAAAATTGCTCTTCAAGAATAAATGTCTCAGATTTCTGAAATATAATATTGTCTTACATCAACCAACCATACCAACTCTGCGCATGAAAATTGTTACTGAAGGTTCATATGTAATGTATAGTGGAAGAAATAGAAACACGTTACTTTCTTCCACAACTGCTTCATTAAAATAAACTAAAGTTGATTTTCTTGTAATTCACAGCCACCAGATTCTAAACATGAAGGTGGGTAGCACAAGCAGGAAAAAAGTGCACGTGTGTGTACATGTCTATTGCACGGGCATTTTTTCCATTAAACTTTGCTGATGAAGGAATGCCAGAGAAATATGTTCTTCGTTTACAGCTAAGTGACAAAACATGTCGTACATGTCTGTAGCACCGAACAGATCATACATAAAAGTCTCTCAAACCGTCAGGGCTTAGAAATGGAGTAAATGTCAGTCTAGCAGAGAAAGAAGAGAGGGGATCACTTCAGAGGAGCCTTTAATCTTTCTGTGTGTGCGTATGTTTGTGTGCAAGGCAGGGAGGGACACTGCGGATCAGCATTACCATGGGAAAGTGTCTCTGGAATGTCCCTACCCCACAATACAAGATGAGAGGCACCACCATACATTTTTCATGTTTGGGAAactgatgttcttaatttttctcGACTATATTATTTAATTTCAAGCGCTGTGGCGTATTACATTACCAGACTCCCTGACAGACGCTGAAATACCACAACACTGTCCCGTAGCTCAGTGTGTCTCCTCTCTTTCCCTTACATCATAACAGTGGACACGCTTTACAAGTAGACTGAGTTGATAATTGCATTTTCTGCTCATACTTTGCTGTGTTCGGTACATTACTAATTAAGTTGTAAGAAATACAAAAGTGTATGTTACTATTTAACCATGTAAGAGCCACTGTGCCATtgaacgcagctactgtgcccatcaattgccgccactgtgccatcaaacgcagccactgtgcccatcaattgccgccactgtaccatcaaacgcagccactgtgccatcaaacgcagccactgtgcccatcaattgccaccactgtgccatcaaacgcagccactgtgcccatcaaacacagccactgtgcccatcaattgccaccactgtaccatcaaacgcagccactgtgcccatcaattgccgccactgtgtcatcaaatgcagccactgtgtccatcaaacccagccactgtgctcatcaattgccgccactgtaccatcaaacgcagccactgtgccatcaaacgcagccactgtgcccatcaattgccaccactgtgccatcaaacacagccactgtgccatcaaacgcagccactgtgcccatcaattgccgccactgtaccatcaaacgcagccactgagccatcaaacgcagccactgtgcccatcaattgccaccactgtgccatcaaacacagccactgtgcccatcatcaaacgtagccactgtgcccatcaattgccaccactgtaccatcaaacgcagccactgtgcccatcaatttccgccactgtgtcatcaaacgcagccactgtgcccatcaaacccagccactgtgctcatcaattgccgccactgtgccatcaaatgcagccactgtgcccatcaattgctgccactgtgcccatcaatttttgccaatgtgcccatcaaacacagccactgtgcccatcaaaggcagccactgtgccatatcaaatgctcccactgtgccccataaaatgctgccactgtgccccatcaaatgctcccactgtgccccatcaaatgctcccattgtgccatatcaaatgctcccactgtgccatatcaaatgctcccactgtgccatatcaaatactcccactgtgcccatcaaatgctcccactgtgccatatcaaatgctcccactgtgccccatcaaacgctcccactgtgccatatcaaatgctgccagtgtgccccccgcccgccgtctgcacttaccctgtttCAGTGGGACAGCTTgatgctcctcaatgtcttctcccatcctctcttcacgtcctctgctatgattggatgccttggcatccaatcacagtgcctgtcgtttcagtcaggtgatgggtaacagatccgagcacctgattggcagagaggcggtttagtgttaggaaagcgaatatttatttgcttttctaacacagctgagtgacctgcgagcgcccagcatggcactcgtaggtcaccttttttgacgcctattagagcctatggctctaatcaggtgcttcaaacccccaacccccccccccccgcctctgtaaTTAAGGCGCCTGGTGCCCGAAAAGGGTCCGTGCGCCTAAATAGGGCATTTCAGttgtggccatagatagattcatgcaatgcatgaatctatctaatggtgctagagggggtagcaggagagagggggcagtgcccgtgagccattatggatgcactgccactggtAAGAGGTCTTTTATTATGTAAGGTTTCCAGCACCTGACTATTATGTACCCAACAGGAGTGGACATGTCATCTGAGCAGACTCTGCATTTGCACATTGGCCCTGTGGgatttagggcccattcatactAGATATGGGTCAGACGGGTGCTGGGAACTCTCCCATTGTTAAAGGGACTTAAAGGGACACTGCTCAGTTCTGCTTGGCTGTCAATCAATAAACAGTGAATAAGTCATTTTACTTGGCCAGTAGTTGAATGGGGAGGCCAAAAATTGTTCTTGCACAGAAATCTCTTGGTGACTGTGTCCACCGCTCGCCTTCCTTTTCAACGGGTTTACAGTTAAAACACATGTGCACTGCAGAAGAGCCTGATTGGCTCTCAGTGCTGGCTAACCCTCTCCTGGACGGTACAGTGGGTTACCAGACGTCGATACCAAGACACATTTAAAATGAAAGAAAAGCCTAATATTATATTTTCTTAAAaatgccccctcccctctcctcctccctgacctgcctaaaaaatatatatgtgtatttaccAATTTTTATTCTGGTCCGGTTGCGTCACATGATCTGCAAGCTTCAGCttccctgtgtcagtgagcggatgctgcagagaaaaggagaaagcgCTGACAACAGCTGGGTCATGGTAGCCTATGGGTGATGTTGCAACTCCCGGAGTTCACAGTCGTTGTCAAGCGCTCCCTGAACTgtagctgcaggatcacatgactggaaCAGATTAAAAATAGATAAGTATACGGACCTATTTTATGTATATTAggcaggaagaggggggagggaacatttttaagaaaagCTTTTTCAACTTCAAGTATTTATACCACGGCGTTTAAAactacttccataccgggcctattctggcacttctctcctacatgtaaaaatcatcatttttttgctagaaaattactcagaacccccaaacattatatattttttttagcagacaccctagggaataaaatggcggtcattgcaactttttatccttttttttgggaaaaaaaaaacggtttcatgaattaaaagattacaaaacagtaaagttagcccaatttttttggataatgtgaaagatgatgttacgccgagtaaatagatacctaacatgtcacgctttaaaattgtgcacagtcatggcgccaaacttcggtacttaaaaatctccataggtgacactttgaacatttttacaggttaccaattcagagttacagaggaggtccagggctagaattgttgcacatgctctaatgcacacgtcgatacctcacatgtgtggtttgaacggcgtttacatatttGGGCgtgcgtgtgcattcgcttctgagcgcaagctatcggggacaggggcgttttaaattttttttttttttttacttaatttttttttattcttacacttttttttacattttaattttttgatcacttttattcctattacaaggaatgtaaaaatctcttgtaataggaatctatgtgacaggtcctctttatggagagatgcggggtcaataagaccccacatctctcctccaggctggaaagcatgagatcgagaaaaaaaattCACTAATCTCTTGCTGACAGCCGCgattgcggctttgtttacaaccggGAACCCAGGTGTGACGTCATAATGTCGCGCCCAGGCCTcggacggtcatagagatgactggtgaccatttgGTCACTGGAAATCTTTATCGTCGTCATCCAGCACCGGCCAATTCactggatggcggcgggagggggggagtccccccctcccatcgcctataaaatcgatcaagcggtggaactgacgctatgatcattcttatcatgcacagaatcgccagctggaaaggatgatatttgaatgatgcctgtagctacaggcatcattcagatatcccctcacaaacTCAAGGATGTCGTTTTACTATGGCTCGGTAGGGGGTAGGAAAGTGattaaaaaactatttattttgCTAGATTAAttgttgtatatacatatatatatatatatatatatatatatatatatatatatatatatatatatactatattaccaaaagtattgtgacgcctgcctttacacgcacatgaactttaatggcatcccattcttaatctgtagggttcaatattgagttggcctgccctttgtagctataacagcttcaactcttctgggaaggctgtccacaaggtttaggagggtctCTATGGGAatatttaaccattcttccagaagtgcatttgtggggtcaggcactgatgtggacgagaaggcctggctcaagggTCTCCGCTCACCCCAGTTCACCcaaaagttgttctatcgggttgaggtcaggactctgcgcaggccagtcaagttcctcaaccccaaactcgctcatccatgtctttgtggaccttgctttgtgcactggtccaaatcatttggtggaggggggattatggtgtggggttgttttttaggagttgggcttggccccttagttccagtgaagggaactcttaaggtgtcagcataccaagacacgcatccaactttgtgggaacagtttggggatggccccttcctgttcccacatgCCTGCGCACcagtgcaaggtccataaagagactGTGAGCCACAGTCTCTCCTTTATTCCATTGttctgcaaatctatgtacactacaaactgtatgattgaattggttctgatatcgctgttttactaacctgacagctcattattctaaataggaaaccttcattttgtttgcaaatattaaagattctaactaccagcaagaataagtccttacatttaaagagcacctgtcatttcagatccatcatggcagcgcctgttagcgggcatccactcacctgctgctgctgttgtgtcactgccgcatcaccagccgtcccattaaagtgaatgagactgtcggtgagttAAAAGCGAGTCAGAGatggagccgctgcaggacagagatgacagttgctctttaaaaattatgatttaaatcgagttgatttaaatatttaaatcaagcctttttactagtgatttaaatcatgatttaaatcaacttgatttaaatcaaatccaccctgatatgCACCTGGTAAAAGAGTGAGGGGCTAAAAGCCCATATTTGGGCAATACATATGTGGCTGAAAGACTCAAATACTtaatatgtttgttttgtttttttaccatgaAATTGATTTGAACATTTTTAGTCTTTATTTTATATATCtgtatgttttgtttattttaaaggAAACGATTGTGAATTGAATGAACATTAAGTTGCAACTGTTATAAATAATAATTGTATCTGCTTTTTGTTTGAAGGTTACTTTGATGCCCATGCCCTGGCTATGGACTTCATGAGCATTGGTTTTCGAGAGTGTTTAACAGAAGTTGCAAGATATCTCAGCTCTGTTGAAGGCATGGACACATCTGACCCCCTTCGAGTGAGACTTGTTTCCCATCTTAGTACCTGTGCCTCACAAAGGGAAGCCGTAGCTATGACATCATCAATGACCCAACACCAGCACTCTCTGCATCCTCACCATTGGGCGACAGCTTTCCATCAACTTCCTGCAGCTTTGTTGCAACAAAATGGACTCTCTTCATCTGACAGTATTCCTTGCAGACTTTCCACAGCTACAGAGATGCCACCACAACATGGCTCTGCTCTTCTCACAGCCACATTTGCTCATGCAGATGCTGCTCTTAGAGTGCCTTCAATTGGTAGTGTTGCTTCCAGTGTTCCGCCTCTCTCTACCTCCTTGCTGTCACTTTCAGCTACAGTACATGCTGCAGCTGCAGCTGCGGCACAGGGCTTCCCTCTGTCATTTGCCGGAGCCTTCCCAATACTTCCACCGGGGGCAGCGGCAGCTATGGCAGCTTCTGCAACGGCCATTTCTTCACCCTTGTCTTCCGTTTCTAGCCCGCGACAAGCTAGTGCCAGCACAAATAATAAGCCATATCGACCATGGGGGACTGAAGTAGGGGCGTTTTAACAAGCTGCTATTCAAAAGACTGGTTTAAATGATGAACTATCATGTGCAGGAACAATGTCCTTGGTTACAATAAAATATTATGTCTGAAGTATACAGATGACCTGTGGACTTAGAAAAATGCATAATCTAATTTTATATGTTGCTTCTAGAAGGTAAATACCAAATGTATCATAACATCTAAGGTGAATTTATGGAATTCTTAGCCCAAGTCTGATCTCTGTTTCATTTTCCACTTGCATAACATGGGATTAGCTGATCAATGTTACCCACCATCGAGTATTTgccaaaaacagggaaaaaaatacagcaaaaataATGTTAAAGTAACAAATcatatttcttttttcaatttattAGTGCAGGATTGAGAGCAAAAGAAGAAACCTGAATAGTTGCTGTTGTTACCATCTGTTTTTGATGCTATTTTCAAAAATTAGCCCAGTAGAAGTGTCAAGGGGATATAACTGGCCATTTGGCTCTTTGCCATTGACAGCAAATTAAGTGGCACTGAGTTCCAGATAATTAT from Aquarana catesbeiana isolate 2022-GZ linkage group LG04, ASM4218655v1, whole genome shotgun sequence includes the following:
- the HEY2 gene encoding hairy/enhancer-of-split related with YRPW motif protein 2 isoform X1, whose amino-acid sequence is MKRPCDDTSSDSDLDETIDVGSENNYSGHSSGSLIRSNSPTTTSQIMARKKRRGIIEKRRRDRINNSLSELRRLVPTAFEKQGSAKLEKAEILQMTVDHLKMLQATGGKGYFDAHALAMDFMSIGFRECLTEVARYLSSVEGMDTSDPLRVRLVSHLSTCASQREAVAMTSSMTQHQHSLHPHHWATAFHQLPAALLQQNGLSSSDSIPCRLSTATEMPPQHGSALLTATFAHADAALRVPSIGSVASSVPPLSTSLLSLSATVHAAAAAAAQGFPLSFAGAFPILPPGAAAAMAASATAISSPLSSVSSPRQASASTNNKPYRPWGTEVGAF
- the HEY2 gene encoding hairy/enhancer-of-split related with YRPW motif protein 2 isoform X2, encoding MKRPCDDTSSDSDLDETIDVGSENNYSGHSSGSLIRSNSPTTTSQIMARKKRRGIIEKRRRDRINNSLSELRRLVPTAFEKQGSAKLEKAEILQMTVDHLKMLQATGGYFDAHALAMDFMSIGFRECLTEVARYLSSVEGMDTSDPLRVRLVSHLSTCASQREAVAMTSSMTQHQHSLHPHHWATAFHQLPAALLQQNGLSSSDSIPCRLSTATEMPPQHGSALLTATFAHADAALRVPSIGSVASSVPPLSTSLLSLSATVHAAAAAAAQGFPLSFAGAFPILPPGAAAAMAASATAISSPLSSVSSPRQASASTNNKPYRPWGTEVGAF